A genomic window from Pagrus major chromosome 23, Pma_NU_1.0 includes:
- the drc3 gene encoding dynein regulatory complex subunit 3, with the protein MTGRWDKPEPILMDEEIVEEAALEQLSQDQAGRIAKAEGIDFTEILKLRLEYRNILRIDHLWEFTSLAKLELNNNLIEKIEGLDRLVNLTWLNLSFNSIEKIEGLGSLRKLELLNLTNNQISVIENMDALEKLTHFCFANNCLGQLDNVLYLRKFKNLFTLNLRGNPVSKDEDYRFFIAAYFPNLTCLDYRLLDQKTKTEASIKYQYVLEEMRHEELQAQQAEEAEQSQKAEVELHMDAFVEYLNGTYLFKSMFKDDPEAETLHCIPGVASLLQTFEHQMVELCVQLFEIGLAEHKWRETEVSSFFSSQTGAVTDYQQKASQVLAKFEQQHKERIVELQQLSDPDQLRVKINHCNDEIKQLCNSLMALEVQLVSQLEDIIKKFDINISDMVGNFSETAQGIFAQCRDLEDNYHEKVQEIALATLESVAKDDPEEDMTDDVKRLFTDRDKVMDAVAVGHDNHLLVINDRQTQLVKRVDAWKVALIKGIQDKELKQNRMRISDIHRYVDHLREQLDELL; encoded by the exons ATGACTGGGCGTTGGGATAAACCTGAGCCTATTTTGATGGATGAGGAGATTGTGGAGGAGGCAGCATTGGAGCAGCTTTCTCAGGATCAGGCTGGGCGTATTGCAAAGGCAGAGGGAATCGACTTCACTGAAATCCTTAAACTACGTCTTGAATACAgaa ACATCCTGAGGATCGACCACTTGTGGGAATTCACGTCCCTGGCCAAACTTGAATTGAACAACAACCTCATAGAGAAGATTGAGGGCCTGGACCGTCTGGTTAATCTGACATGGCTCA ATCTGTCATTCAACAGCATAGAGAAAATTGAGGGTCTGGGGTCCCTGCGGAAGCTTGAATTGCTGAATTTGACCAACAACCAAATTTCTGTCATTGAAAACATGGACGCACTTGAGAAACTCACTCATTTCTGCTTTGCAAATAACTGCCTTGGACAGTTGGACAAC GTGCTCTATCTCAGGAAGTTTAAGAACCTGTTCACCCTAAACCTTCGTGGAAATCCTGTGTCTAAGGATGAAGATTACAGATTTTTCATCGCAGCCTACTTTCCAAATTTAACATGCCTAGACTACAGACTACTTGACCAGAAGACA aaAACTGAAGCATCTATCAAATACCAATATGTTCTGGAGGAAATGAGACATGAGGAGCTGCAGGCACAACAAGCTGAAGAGGCTGAGCAAAGCCAGAAAGCTGAAGTCGAATTGCACATG GATGCCTTTGTGGAGTACCTTAATGGGACTTATTTGTTTAAGAGCATGTTCAAAGATGATCCCGAGGCAGAGACGCTCCACTGCATCCCAGGAGTGGCTTCTCTGCTTCAAAC ATTTGAGCACCAAATGGTGGAGCTGTGTGTGCAGTTATTTGAAATAGGCTTGGCTGAACATaagtggagagagacagaggtgagCTCCTTCTTCAGCAGTCAGACTGGAGCTGTGACAGACTACCAGCAGAAAGCATCGCAGGTATTGGCAAAGTTTGAGCAGCAACACAAAGAG AGGATAGTGGAGTTGCAGCAGTTATCAGACCCAGACCAACTGAGGGTCAAGATCAACCACTGCAATGATGAAATCAAGCAGCTCTGTAACAGCCTCATGGCACTGGAGGTTCAGCTGGTCAGCCAGCTGGAG GATATCATCAAAAAGTTTGACATCAACATCTCAGACATGGTTGGCAACTTCAGTGAAACTGCTCAGGGGAT ATTTGCGCAATGTCGAGATCTGGAGGATAATTATCATGAGAAAGTGCAGGAGATTGCTTTAGCAACTCTGGAGAGTGTGGCCAAGGATGACCCGGAGGAGGACATGACGGATGATGTTAAAAGG CTGtttacagacagagacaaagtgaTGGACGCAGTGGCTGTCGGCCACGATAACCACCTGCTGGTAATCAATGACCGACAGACTCAGTTGGTTAAACGTGTCGATGCCTGGAAAGTGGCCCTCATTAAAGGG ATTCAAGACAAAGAACTTAAGCAGAACCGCATGCGCATCTCAGACATCCACAGATATGTGGACCATTTGAGGGAGCAGCTGGATGAGTTGCTGTAG
- the gid4 gene encoding glucose-induced degradation protein 4 homolog, with amino-acid sequence MTVADGDTLALIMPVRAECCSTTGSACPSSASLVPPAPINTHQPGVTTSLLYSGSQFRGYQKSKGNSYDVEVVLQHVTVEDSYLCGYLKIKGLTEEYPTLTTFFAGEIISRKRPFLTRKWDADEDVDRKHWGKFKPFYKYAKSFNSDDFDYEALDNSDYVFMRWKEQFLVPDHTIKDISGASFAGFYYICFQKSTATIEGYYYHRSSEWYQSLNLNHVREHSMPIYEFR; translated from the exons ATGACGGTTGCTGACGGAGACACTTTAGCGCTCATCATGCCTGTCCGAGCAGAGTGCTGCAGTACCACCGGCTCGGCCTGCCCATCCTCGGCCTCTCTTGTTCCCCCAGCCCCGATCAACACACACCAGCCCGGGGTGACCACCTCGCTACTGTACAGCGGCTCACAGTTTCGGGGCTACCAGAAGAGCAAAGGCAACTCCTACGACGTTGAGGTTGTTTTGCAG CATGTGACCGTGGAGGACTCATATTTGTGTGGTTACCTGAAGATCAAAGGCCTGACTGAG GAGTATCCCACTCTCACTACGTTCTTTGCTGGTGAAATTATCAGTCGAAAAAGGCCCTTTTTAACCAGGAAGTGGGACGCAGATGAAGATGTAGACAGAAAGCACTGG GGCAAGTTTAAGCCTTTTTACAAATATGCCAAAAGCTTCAACTCGGACGACTTTGACTATGAAGCGCTGGACAACAGCGATTATGTCTTCATGAGGTGGAAG GAACAGTTTCTCGTTCCAGACCACACTATCAAAGACATCAGCGGCGCCTCCTTTGCTGGCTTCTATTACATCTGCTTCCAGAAGTCGACAGCCACTATCGAGGGGTACTATTACCACAGGAGCTCAGAATG GTACCAGTCTCTAAACCTAAACCACGTTCGAGAGCACAGTATGCCTATTTATGAATTTCGGTGA
- the noxo1a gene encoding NADPH oxidase organizer 1a, with product MEAQRYPLSVRLIGVLHKMKSKMYMTSVLWSDQNDIVVYRTFQDFKNMHKQMKKVFPPANKLKKSDRVLPRFQDKKMKRSSQRKGPTKSLVRLKFLQKYCNELLSCDPQVTQSAELIQFFHPKDQDLQPEFAKNGIMIMPSEEEMGTGAGQGVGNVTQPFVTETYRCVAAYETKDTKNKPFKVVMDEKVDVLIKDKAGWWLVENEDKRMAWFPAPYLEKDDDSDDEDDIDGTPDRGMLYTAVKSYKAAKDDEISVTIGAVVELLQKSENGWWLIRYKGKAGYIPTMYLQPYNYPHIRMTANHQDLRAPSPNLEQQSQQFSHSQGNLLVLPPARSSSPRPLQPDSKQKSRSLNILSEQPPAQPAARTTAYVANVTTSPTTAQQLPPPTIMVEMDGDDDQRDRSPTEGSEVTYESDSSDFSFSSDLSSSTASSTFNLSASANEEQLRLSRTPEPTSSNRLSPTSGQEGKMMPSVSDPNLYKGPRTPKVPPRPRAQEILTRCTTVTRKNAARGSPSPTQNMILSR from the exons ATGGAGGCCCAGCGGTACCCCCTCAGCGTCCGTCTGATCGGAGTGCTGCACAAGATGAAGAGCAAA ATGTACATGACCTCCGTGCTCTGGTCGGACCAGAATGATATTGTGGTTTACAGAACTTTCCAGGATTTCAAGAACATGCAc aaacaaatgaagaaaGTTTTCCCACCAgcaaataaactgaaaaaatccGACAGAGTCTTACCCAGATTTCAAG ACAAAAAGATGAAGCGCAGCAGCCAGAGGAAGGGCCCCACCAAGTCACTAGTGCGCCTCAAGTTCTTGCAGAAATACTGTAATGAACTCCTGAGCTGCGACCCGCAGGTCACTCAGTCTGCAGAGCTCATCCAGTTCTTCCACCCTAAAGACCAGGACCTGCAGCCGGAGTTTGCCAAGAACGG CATCATGATCATGCCGTCAGAAGAAGAGATGGGGACCGGTGCAGGACAGGGCGTCGGCAACGTGACCCAGCCGTTTGTCACGGAGACATACAGATGCGTGGCCGCGTACGAGACCAAAGACACCAAGAACAAACCTTTCAAAGTGGTGATGGACGAGAAAGTGGACGTGCTCATCAAAGACAAAGCAG GGTGGTGGCTGGTGGAGAATGAAGACAAGCGGATGGCCTGGTTCCCTGCCCCCTACCTGGAGAAGGATGATGATTCTGACGATGAAGATGACATAGACGGGACTCCTGACAGAG GAATGCTGTACACTGCAGTCAAGAGCTACAAGGCCGCCAAAGATGATGAGATAAGCGTAACCATCGGTGCAGTGGTGGAGCTCCTGCAGAAATCTGAAAACGGCTGGTGGCTCATCAG ATACAAAGGTAAAGCAGGTTACATCCCCACCATGTACCTGCAGCCCTACAACTACCCTCATATCCGCATGACTGCCAACCATCAAGATCTTCGCGCCCCCTCTCCGAACCTGGAGCAGCAGTCCCAGCAGTTCAGCCACTCACAAGGCAACCTGCTGGTGCTTCCACCTGCCAGGTCTTCCTCACCCCGCCCGCTGCAACCAGACAGCAAGCAGAAATCTCGCTCTCTTAACATCCTGTCTGAACAGCCTCCCGCTCAGCCCGCAGCAAGAACCACAGCCTACGTTGCCAACGTTACCACCTCACCTACGACTGCACAGCAACTCCCTCCGCCCACAATCATGGTGGAGATGGACGGAGACGACGACCAGCGTGACAGGAGCCCGACAGAGGGCAGCGAGGTAACCTATGAGAGCGACAGCAGCGACTTCAGCTTCAGCAGCGACCTCAGTTCCTCCACGGCGAGCTCCACCTTCAACCTGAGCGCCAGCGCCAATGAGGAGCAGCTGCGCCTCAGCCGTACGCCTGAGCCGACGTCGAGCAACCGCCTCAGCCCAACAAGTGGTCAAGAGGGGAAAATGATGCCCAGTGTGTCCGATCCCAACCTCTACAAGGGCCCCAGGACACCTAAAGTGCCACCCAGACCACGCGCCCAGGAGATCCTCACCCGGTGTACCACTGTCACCCGCAAGAACGCAGCCAGAGGCTCTCCGTCACCCACACAGAACATGATACTGAGTCGAtga